The window ACTGGTGGGCCTGTTGCTGATCCTCGAGCCCTGGAAGCTGCACGGGGACAAGCAGAGCACGCTGATGGCGTTGCTGGCCGGACTGGTGTGGGCGGCGAGCGCGGTATGGGCGAAGCGTCTGCGTGGCAATGTCGAGATCGACCTGTTGTCGCTCACGGCGTGGCAGATGCTGCTCGGTTCGCTGGCGCTGTGCGTGCTGGCGTGGTGGCTGCCGTCCGAGCCGCCGCAGGTGACGCCCTATTTCGTCGGCGCGCTGGTATATAACGCGTTGTTGGCGACGGGGCTGGCGTGGCTGATGTGGCTCTTCATCCTCGACCGTCTGCCGGCCGGGCTGGCCGGGCTGTCATCGCTGGCGGTGCCGGCGGTGGGCGTGCTGAGCGGCTGGATCGAACTGGGCGAGCGGCCGAGCACGACCGAATCCTGGGGCATGGCATGCATCGCGGTGGCGTTGCTGGCGATCAGCGTGGTTGCGATGCGCGGGCGCAATGGCGCGGCGGCGAAGCGCGCCGCTGCCGAAGCGCGCGGACGGGGATAGCCGGAGAGCGGTACCCCTCGGGGCGCTCAGCCGCCACGCGCGCGTTCGGCCGCTTCGAGAAAGTCCTGCAGGATGGGGCTGCCGTCGAGGAGATCGCCCCCGCCGCCGTGGAATTCCGGGTGCCACTGGCAGCCGAAGAGGTAGCCGTTGCCCTGCCAGCGGATCGCCTCGATGACGTCGTCGCCGCGCGAACGGGCCTCGATGCGCAGGTCGGAGCCGAGGTCGCGCACGGCCTGGTGGTGGATGCTGTTCACGCGGCCGCCCGTGCCCTTGTAGAGCCTGGCGAGGCGACTGCCGTCGACGAAATCGATCGCGTGGTGGTGCTGGTCGTAAAGTTCCGCATCGCGGTGCGGGCCGGCGCCGGGAATGTATTCGGAGATGTCCTGCCACAGCGTGCCGCCGCAGGCGACGTTGATGAGCTGGGCGCCCCGGCACACGCCCAGCACCGGTTTGCCCTGGATCACGAACTCCCACAACAGTTCGATTTCGTACAGGTCGCGGATGCGGTCGCCGGTCCATTCGGGCCGCAAGGGCTCCTGCCGGTAGGTGGTGGGGCTGACGTCCGCGCCGCCCTGCAGCACCAGCCCGTCCAGCGCGCGAACGTAGTCGTGCACGGAAATCTGCGCCCGGCGCAGGCCGAGGTGTTGCGCGATCGTCGGCACCATGAGCACGAGCGCGCCGTGCGACATGATCCAGTGCGCCATCGACTGTTCGAGGTACTGCAGGGATTTGCCTGGAAAGCCGAGCTCCGCCGGCGGCGTGTGCAGCAGGCGGGCCGATAGGCCGATCCGCAGCGGCGCCTTGCTCACATCGCTCCTCCTCCCATCCAGCGCCCGCATTGGTCCATCACGAGTTCGGGCAAGGGCATGCCCGCGCCATGCCGCTCGCGCAGCCAGGCGGTGTCGTTGCGGCGGTCGCGCACCTGGCGCAGCAACTCGCCGAGCGCCTCGTCGCAGCCGAGTTCGATGGCGTGCTGTTCGATGCGCGCGAAACTGGCTTCGACTTCATCCGCGACGGAGCGTTGCTCATGGGTTTCCGGGTTCACGTAGGAGCCGGTGAAGCCAAAGCGGCAGGCCTGGAAGCGGTTGAAGGTGTACACGAGGTAGTCGTCTTCCGAGAGCCGGATGGGGCGCTCGATCATCAGGTAGCGGGCGATGGCCTGGATGTAGGCGGCGATCGCGGCGGCGCGGCTGACGGTGAGCGGCGTGTCCATCACGCGCACCTCGATGGTGCCGTACTCCGGCTTGGGGCGGATGTCCCAGTAGAAATCCTTCATGCTCTCGACGACCCCGGTCTTGCTCATCTTGGCGAAATAGGCCTCGAACTCGGCCCAGCTCTCGACGAAGGGCGCGCGGCCCGATAGCGGGAAGGCGAACACCGAGTTGAGGCGCGCCGACTGGAAGCCGGTGTCCTTGCCCTGCACGTAGGGCGAGGAGGCCGACAGCGCGATCAGGTGTGGGATGTAGCGCGACATGCCGTGGAGCAGGTAGAGCGCGGCGTCGGGGCCGGGACAGCCGATATGCACGTGCTGGCCGAAGACGGTGAATTGCTTGGCGAGGTAGCCGTACAGATCGGAGAGATAGTGGAAACGCGGTTTGTCGAAGATGCGGCGTTCGCTCCAGTCCTGGAAGGCGTGGGTGCCGCCGCCGCAGATGCCGATGTTGAGCCTGCGCGCGGCCGCGGTGAGGGCGGCGCGCAGGGCTTCGAGCTCTTCGGCGACCTGGGCATAGTCGTTGCAGATGCCGGTCGACACTTCGATCATCGAGCAGGTCATCTCGGGCTTGACGTCGCCCGGCACGTCCTTGCGGGCCATCACGCGCAGAAGATCCTCGGCCGAGGCAGCGAGATCGTAGTCGTGCGTGCTGACGAGCTGCAGCTCGAGCTCGACGCCCAGCGACAGGGCGCGCGAGGAGGCAAAGGTTTCCAGGCTCATGAATGTTCTCCGCGGCGGTGTTCGCGGACGCGGATCAGCGCCCGTCGGGTGGCGATCGGGCCCAGCAGCCCGAGGACCACGGCCATTGCGACGACGATCGGCAGCAGGCGGTCGCCGAACTCCGGATACAGCAGGCGAACGTCTTCGGCTTGCAGGAGCGCGAGGATCGACAGGGGCATGAGGCCGACGCCAAGCGCGAGGCTCTTCCGCAGGTCGAGCCCGCTCACCGGGCCGAAGGCCATCGCGCCGCCGAGTTTCGCGAGCGCACGCACGAGGATCGCCAGGAGACCGACGCCGGCGCCGGCGAAGAGTTCGCCCGCGCTGACTGCCGCGCCCGAAAGCATGAAGGTGACGATGACGAGCACGCCGCCGACGGTGCCGACCTGCTGCGGCCACAGGTGCGGGCGCGGGTCGCGCCACTTGATGAACGCGCCCGCGATGATCGGCGCGAGCTGGGTCGGCAGGCGCAGGGCCGAGAGCAGCGCGAGGGCGGCCAGCAGCAGTGCGATCAGGGCCGCAAGCCCCTGTTCCGAGGTGGGGTCGACGATCTTGCGCAGCCCTAGGTAGGCCGCGGCGATGAGCGCGCCGGCGAGCGCGGAGCCGAGCAGCAGGTACAGCGGGTGGAGCAGCGCGAGCTGCCAGCCCGCATGCGTGCCGTGCAGGACGCCGACGAGCAGCTTGAGCAGGATCAGCGACACCGTGACGTTGAGGGCGCACAGCGCGAGCAGGCGATCGGTGGTCGGGCCGGCGGCGCGCAGCTCGTTGGTCACGTGCATGAGGATCACCGGCGACGTGCCGACGGCAATGGCGGCAACGGCCAGGGCGACGCGGGGGCCGGTGCCGACCGCCCACAGCGCGCCGAAGGTCAGCGCGAAGGTCAGCGCCATTTCCCCCGCGCTCGCCGCGACCACCCAGCGGTTCGTGATCAGCCAGCGCAGGTCCAGCCGGAGGCCGAGCTCGAACAGGATCAACGCGATGGTGAAGTCGACGACGAGGCGGTAGCTCGCGAGGTCGTTGGCGTCGAACCAGCCCAGCGCGAGCGGGCCGAGCACGATGCCGGCGAGAACATAGCCGCTCACGCGCGGCAGGCCGATGCGCCGGCCTGCTTCGCCGACGAGGGCCGTCAGCACGAGCGCAAGCGCAACGGGTAACAGGGCGCCAAGCGGCAGCGGCCAGGCGGGCCAGATCAACTGATCCATCAGGGGGAGTCCTCCGATACCGGTGCGGTGTTCTGTCCCCTCCGACAGCGCGGGGGGAGCGATTTATCCGGGTGGGTGGAGACGGACGGAGAAGCTTAATAATATTTTAGAAATATTCATTGCTGCAAATGTAACCGCGCGTATCCAGACGTGTCATGGTAGGCGCGCGCCGCGCCTGGAACGTGTGAACGATTTCTTCACGGGCGCTCAGCGCAGGTTGGACGAGTTGAACAGCACGACCTGGTCGGCGACGAAATTCACCTGCACGTAGCGCGCTTCGTTGCCCCAGGTGCAACTCTTCAGTGCGAGCACGTCGCTGCATTTGTCCGGCGTTCCGAGCAATTGCTTCACTTCGTTATAGGTCATGCCCATCTTTAGCTTGTCGTAATTTTCGACCGTGAGCTTGGTGCAGGCGCCCAGCATGCAGGCAAGGGCGGCGAGGCTGAGGAGGGCTGCGGGTTTCATCGTTAGCGTTGGTCCGGATGATGGAATGGCATGTAATTGAAGCTTAATCCATCGGTCACGAGTTTTTCGTTTCCGACGGTTAGCGTTCGGGTTCATGAAAGACGTCGATTTCGTGACCGAAGAACGCTGCCTGCGACCGAGCCTGCGCATCGCACTGGTGACGGAGACCTGGGCACCCGAGATCAACGGTGTCGCGATGACACTGGGCCGGATGGTCGACGGCCTGATCGCGCGCGGGCACCACGTGCAGCTCGTGCGCCCGCGTCAGGCGCTGTCCGAGCGCGCCGCGGACGGGCCGGGCTTCGAGGAAGTGCTGGCGCACGGGATGAAGATCCCCAAGTACGATGGCTTGCGCTTCGGGCTGCCGGCGCGCACGCGGCTCCACCGCCTGTGGTCGCGCCACCGGCCGGACATCGTGCATGTGGCGACCGAAGGGCCGCTGGGCTGGTCGGCGGTGTCGGCGGCGACGCGCCTGGGCATTCCGGTGACGTCGGATTTCCACACCAACTTCGACAGCTACAGCACGCACTACGGCGTGGGCTGGCTGGAGCGCCCGGTCGCCGCGTGGCTGAAGCGCATGCACAACCGCACGGCGGTGACCTTCGTGCCGACGCGCGCGATGGCGCAGGCGCTGCGGGCGCGCGGCTACCGGTCGGTCGACGTGGTGGCGCGCGGCGTGGATACCGAGCTCTTCAGCCCGGCGCGCCGCAGCGCGGCGCTGCGCAGCGAATGGGGCGTCGCCGCGGACGAGTTGGTGGTGGTGTGGGTCGGGCGCGTGGCGCCGGAGAAGAACCTGCCGCTGGTGCTGGAGGCCTTCGCCGCGATCCGTCGGCAGGATCCGAAGGCACGGCTGGTCATCGTCGGCGACGGGCCGCTGCGCAAATCGCTGCAGGAAACCCACCCGGATGTCGTGTTCGCCGGTGCGCGCCGCGGCGAGGACCTGGCGACGCACTACGCCTCCGGCGACCTGTTCCTGTTCCCCAGCCTGTCGGAGACCTGGGGCAATGTCACGCTGGAGGCGATGGCCTGCGGCCTGTGCGTCGTCGCCTACGACCACGCGGCGGCGTCCGAAGTGATCTCCAGCGGCTGCGACGGCCTCCTCGTGAAGCCGGGCGCGGCGGCGGCCTTCGTCGCCGAATCGGTGCTCGCCGCGTCGGACACCGGCTTGCGCGCGCGGCTCGCCGCGGCGGCGCGCCGGCGCAGCGAATCGATGGATTGGGAGCGCATCCACGACCGCTTCGCGAGCGCGCTGCAGCGCGTCGTGGATGAAGCACAGGCGGCGCTTCCCGACATGTTTTCCTTCAAGGCAACGGTGCGCTGATGCCCCAGGTACGTTCCGTATTCATCTCCGACGTTCATCTCGGCACCCGTGCGTGCCAGGCCGACCGGCTGCTCGATTTCCTGCGCGAACACCCGTCTGACTACCTCTACATGGTGGGCGACATCGTCGACTTCTGGGCGATGAACCGCGGCATCCACTGGAGCGTGGCGCAGAACACCGTGGTGCAGAAGGTGCTGCGGCGCGCGCGCGGGGGATGCAAGGTGTTTTTCATTCCCGGCAATCACGACGAGGCACTGCGCGAGTACTCGGGGATCGCGTTCGGCGACATCCGCGTCGAGGCGGAATGGATGCATGAGGCGGCCGACGGACGCCGCTACTGGCTCGTGCATGGCGACGAATACGACCAGGTCACGCGCCACCACCGCTGGGTCGCGGTGCTGGGCGACGTCGGCTACAACACGCTGGTGCGCATCAACCTGTGGCTGTCGCGCGTGCGCCGGCTGCTGCGGCGGCCGGGTTACTGGTCGCTGGCAGGCTATGCGAAGCAGAAGGTGAAGCGTGCGGTGAATTTCATCTTCGACTTCGAGGCGTCGATCGCCCACGCGACGCATCGCAAGGGGGCGGACGGGGTGATTTGCGGCCATATCCACTGGGCCGCCGACGCGCAGATCGAGGGTGTGCGCTATCTGAACTGCGGCGACTGGGTGGATAGCTGCACCGCGATCGTCGAGCATCTCGACGGACGCATGGAAATGGTGCGCTGGGGTGTGCCACGTGCATACGGCGCGGCGCAGCCGGTGTTCGACCGCGCCGACCTGCCGGGGCTGGCGACGGCCCGCGTGGCCGATCCGGCGGCACCCTCCGGGATCAGCGGGCGCATGCCCTGAGCGGTCGCTTCGGCAGGCATCGCCGGCGGCCCGCCCGGGAACGCCGCCGGCCGGCCGCGTTCAGTCGTTGTCCTTCAGCCACTCCGGCAGCGTGCGGTTGCCGGCGTTCTCCTGAACGTACTGGCGGATCAGCCGACGAACGACCTGTGAGGGCGTCAGATCCTTGCTGGCGCAGATCTCTTCGAAGAGCCGCTTCTTTTCCGGGTCGATCAGCAGGGTCAGGCGGGCAGTCCGATTCTCTTTCATCTCGCGTCACCGGCGACGGTGATTAACATCAAATTAACATTGAAAGCGGCATCGGTATTAATGTAATGTGCAAAGGATGCAAACGCAATGGCACACTCAGGGAGTCCGGCCGGTGGGCGAAAGGGAAGCGGTTCTCGGTTGCTGCATGGCACCGTCCGAAGGTGTGCGGCCCCGCGCGCGGTGCAATGCGCCCGGCTTGCGGCGCGGACGTGCCGCTGTGGGCGACCGTCGGCGCTGACATCGGGGGAGGAGGCGTGCTGGTTCTCGACTGGATCCTGATCGTCGTCGCGGGCTGGCTCGCGCTGGGGTTCGCCGGGATCGCGGCGTTGCGCAACACCGCGTTCGTCGCCCGCGTGCTGTTTCCGACCGGGGCCGTGCTCGCGGCCGCGCTCGCGGGGTTCGCCGCCGCTGCATTGCCCGGCTCGCCGGAGACCGCCGTGCTCGCGCTGGGCCTGCCCGGGCTGCCTTTCCACCTGCGTCTGGACGGGCTGTCGGCCTTTTTCCTGCTCGTGATCGGCGTGACCTCCTTCGGCATTTCGGTTTTCGCCGCGGGCTACTTCCGCCACGGCGAGGGCACGCCGCCCGGGCTGATGTGCCTCGAATACCACATCTTCCTCGCCAGCATGGCGCTCGTCGTGCTCGCTGACGACGCCTACGCCTTCATGGTGATGTGGGAAACGATGGCCTTGTCGTCCTTCTTTCTCGTCACCGCGAACCACCGCGTGCCCGCGATCCGCGAGGCGGGCTTCCTTTATCTGCTGATCGCGCACATCGGCGCGATCGCGATCCTGCTGTGCTTCGGCGTGCTGCAGGCGAACACGGGCGACTACACCTTCGCCAACATGCGCGCGCAATCGCTGCCGCCGCTGTGGGCCTCGGCCGCCTTCCTCCTCGCGACGCTCGGTTTCGGCGCGAAGGCGGGCATCCTGCCGCTGCACGTGTGGCTGCCGGAGGCCCACCCGGCGGCGCCGTCGCCGGTGTCCGCGCTGATGAGTGCCGTGATGCTGAAAACGGCGGTCTACGGCCTGCTGCGCGTGAGCTTCGACCTGCTCGGCGCGCAGCAGTGGTGGTGGGGCGTGCTGCTCATGGC is drawn from Azoarcus sp. DN11 and contains these coding sequences:
- a CDS encoding cation:proton antiporter → MDQLIWPAWPLPLGALLPVALALVLTALVGEAGRRIGLPRVSGYVLAGIVLGPLALGWFDANDLASYRLVVDFTIALILFELGLRLDLRWLITNRWVVAASAGEMALTFALTFGALWAVGTGPRVALAVAAIAVGTSPVILMHVTNELRAAGPTTDRLLALCALNVTVSLILLKLLVGVLHGTHAGWQLALLHPLYLLLGSALAGALIAAAYLGLRKIVDPTSEQGLAALIALLLAALALLSALRLPTQLAPIIAGAFIKWRDPRPHLWPQQVGTVGGVLVIVTFMLSGAAVSAGELFAGAGVGLLAILVRALAKLGGAMAFGPVSGLDLRKSLALGVGLMPLSILALLQAEDVRLLYPEFGDRLLPIVVAMAVVLGLLGPIATRRALIRVREHRRGEHS
- a CDS encoding YbdK family carboxylate-amine ligase — protein: MSLETFASSRALSLGVELELQLVSTHDYDLAASAEDLLRVMARKDVPGDVKPEMTCSMIEVSTGICNDYAQVAEELEALRAALTAAARRLNIGICGGGTHAFQDWSERRIFDKPRFHYLSDLYGYLAKQFTVFGQHVHIGCPGPDAALYLLHGMSRYIPHLIALSASSPYVQGKDTGFQSARLNSVFAFPLSGRAPFVESWAEFEAYFAKMSKTGVVESMKDFYWDIRPKPEYGTIEVRVMDTPLTVSRAAAIAAYIQAIARYLMIERPIRLSEDDYLVYTFNRFQACRFGFTGSYVNPETHEQRSVADEVEASFARIEQHAIELGCDEALGELLRQVRDRRNDTAWLRERHGAGMPLPELVMDQCGRWMGGGAM
- a CDS encoding UDP-2,3-diacylglucosamine diphosphatase; protein product: MPQVRSVFISDVHLGTRACQADRLLDFLREHPSDYLYMVGDIVDFWAMNRGIHWSVAQNTVVQKVLRRARGGCKVFFIPGNHDEALREYSGIAFGDIRVEAEWMHEAADGRRYWLVHGDEYDQVTRHHRWVAVLGDVGYNTLVRINLWLSRVRRLLRRPGYWSLAGYAKQKVKRAVNFIFDFEASIAHATHRKGADGVICGHIHWAADAQIEGVRYLNCGDWVDSCTAIVEHLDGRMEMVRWGVPRAYGAAQPVFDRADLPGLATARVADPAAPSGISGRMP
- a CDS encoding DUF3862 domain-containing protein: MKPAALLSLAALACMLGACTKLTVENYDKLKMGMTYNEVKQLLGTPDKCSDVLALKSCTWGNEARYVQVNFVADQVVLFNSSNLR
- a CDS encoding EamA family transporter, with the protein product MSRDRKLLGAAGVMLLLSLIWGYNWVVMKKVMRYVDPFDFSALRTFFGSLALFAVLALRRRSLRPVALGGTLWLGLLQTAGFTGLAQWALVSGGAGKTAVLVYTMPFWLLPLAYAFLGERVRGSQWVAVGLALVGLLLILEPWKLHGDKQSTLMALLAGLVWAASAVWAKRLRGNVEIDLLSLTAWQMLLGSLALCVLAWWLPSEPPQVTPYFVGALVYNALLATGLAWLMWLFILDRLPAGLAGLSSLAVPAVGVLSGWIELGERPSTTESWGMACIAVALLAISVVAMRGRNGAAAKRAAAEARGRG
- a CDS encoding glycosyltransferase family 1 protein, translating into MKDVDFVTEERCLRPSLRIALVTETWAPEINGVAMTLGRMVDGLIARGHHVQLVRPRQALSERAADGPGFEEVLAHGMKIPKYDGLRFGLPARTRLHRLWSRHRPDIVHVATEGPLGWSAVSAATRLGIPVTSDFHTNFDSYSTHYGVGWLERPVAAWLKRMHNRTAVTFVPTRAMAQALRARGYRSVDVVARGVDTELFSPARRSAALRSEWGVAADELVVVWVGRVAPEKNLPLVLEAFAAIRRQDPKARLVIVGDGPLRKSLQETHPDVVFAGARRGEDLATHYASGDLFLFPSLSETWGNVTLEAMACGLCVVAYDHAAASEVISSGCDGLLVKPGAAAAFVAESVLAASDTGLRARLAAAARRRSESMDWERIHDRFASALQRVVDEAQAALPDMFSFKATVR
- a CDS encoding type 1 glutamine amidotransferase, which produces MSKAPLRIGLSARLLHTPPAELGFPGKSLQYLEQSMAHWIMSHGALVLMVPTIAQHLGLRRAQISVHDYVRALDGLVLQGGADVSPTTYRQEPLRPEWTGDRIRDLYEIELLWEFVIQGKPVLGVCRGAQLINVACGGTLWQDISEYIPGAGPHRDAELYDQHHHAIDFVDGSRLARLYKGTGGRVNSIHHQAVRDLGSDLRIEARSRGDDVIEAIRWQGNGYLFGCQWHPEFHGGGGDLLDGSPILQDFLEAAERARGG
- a CDS encoding CopG family transcriptional regulator; amino-acid sequence: MKENRTARLTLLIDPEKKRLFEEICASKDLTPSQVVRRLIRQYVQENAGNRTLPEWLKDND